GATACAATTCAGACTTTAGAAGATTTTCAGCAATTACCTGCGATCGCTAAAGAAAATTATATCCAACGTTATCCTCTGCCCGATTTGTGTCGCAATGGTCAATTAGCAGAGTGCGATATGATAGCCGCTTCTTCTGGTTCCACAGGTAAACCCACATTTTGGCCGCGCTTCTTCACCGATGAACTGCAAATTGCTACACGCTTTGAGCAAATTTTTCATGATAGTTTTTTTACAGACACTAGACGCACCCTTGCAGTAATTTGTTTCACCCTGGGAACTTGGGTGGGGGGAATGTTCACGACTAATTGCTGTCGCTATCTAGCGAGTAAAGGTTATCCCCTCACCGTTATTACACCGGGTAACAACAAAGAAGAAATCTTGCGCGTAGTTCAAGAACTAGGGGGAAATTTTCAGCAAGTTGTCCTTTTGGGATATCCGCCATTCCTCAAAGATGTGATTGATACTGGTTTAAGTCGTGGCGTGGCATGGTCGCAATATCACATTAAGCTAGTCATGGCAGGAGAAGTATTTAGCGAAGAATGGCGCAGCTTAGTTGGTGAAAGAGTAGGTTCGCAAAACCCTTGTTACGATTTCGCTTCACTTTACGGAACTGCGGATGCTGGCGTGTTAGGTAATGAAACGCCTTTGAGTATTTGCATTCGTCGTTTCTTAGCTAAAAATCCCGATGCGGCTAGAGCGTTATTTGGTGAGTCTCGTTTACCCACATTAGTCCAATATGACCCCACCAGTCGCTTTTTTGAGGCGCAGAACAACTCTTTATTATTTTCTGGCGACAATGGTATTCCCCTAATACGCTACGACATCCTCGACACTGGCGGAATTATTACCTACGATGCAATGCTGGAGTTTTTAGCAGAATGGAACTTCAACCCACTAGAAACACTCAGCACTCAGCACTCAGCACTAATAACTCAGCACTCCCCCAGAGGAATTCACCCCTTACCTTTCGTCTACGTTTTTGGACGCTCTAACTTTACGGTGTCTTACTTTGGCGCAAATATCTATCCCGAAAATGTCAGTGTCGGCTTAGAACAACCAGTCATTCAAGCATGGGTAACTGGTAAATTTGTCTTGCAAGTTAAAGAAGATGCAGACAAAAACCGATTTTTATCTGTAGTTGTAGAACTAGCACCAGGGGTTGAAGGTAATGAAGACAAACGCCAAGCCATCACCGAGTCAATTCTGGCGCAATTGTTACGCCTCAACGGTGAATTTGCTAATTATGTTCCCCCAGAATATCAAACACCACAGGTTGCTTTAGCGGCAACAGGCGATCGCGAATATTTCCCCATCGGCGTTAAGCACCGCTATACACGCAAGTAAATGGAAATTTTGTCAAACTTGATTAATCTACGTATTCTCAGGCTTTATTAACTTTACAACTTTTTGCTAAATATTGTAGTAAGTTGCTTAATCAAACATTTTTCCTCTTAAATATAATGCAAGTAAGCACTTGCAAGCAAAATGACTAAAAACATCCGTTCATCCACTCTCACCCGTACACGTTTAATCGCAGCCGCTTCACAAGTATTTGCTAGTTTAGGGGTACAAGGCGCAACTACCCGTGAAATAGCTCGCGTTGCAGGTGTCAATGAGGTCACTTTATTTCGTCACTTTGCCAGCAAAGAACAACTCCTCAAAGCAGTTATTGAAAATGCTCTCACACTCCAAATAGAAGCATTGGCTCACCCTGAAACTTGGACACAAAATTTGCGTGTTGACTTAAGACGCTATGCCAAACTTTATAACAGTATGCTTGAAGCTCAAGAAGACTTAATTCGTACCTTCATTGGGGAAGCTAAACGTCATCCAGAAGCAGCTAAACAAGTTATTCAAGAAGCTGTTCAACCATTAAGCGAAAAACTCATTGCCTATCTCCAATCTTGTCAGAAAAATGGTACTGTCAGACCTGAATTTGATCCAGTACCAGCAGTTGATATGTTTACCGGAATGCTACTTGCCGGTATGCTTTGCCACAATGCCAAACTCAAGAACAAGAATTATAGTTGTGATGAATATATCGATACTTGTGTAGATATTTTTGTCCGAGGTATTAGTTTAGCTCCTGTACCAGTTTTAAGTGCAAATAGTATTCATAATTAATATATTTAATAGATAAAAATAATTTATTTTCAGACACCAGACCTTATTTAATAAAGTCTGGTATTTTAACTACATAATCAAACTTCTACTAAAGCAAAATCCTCCCAGATAATAGCTTACGCAAAAAGCTAAATAAACCAATTGCCACATTAATCTGCATCTGGGTTTTGCGTGCTTCATCTATATCTGCTAAGATTTTTTGCATTTCTTGGATATTTTCAGAATTTACCCCGATAACAATTTTATTAATAATCGCGGCTCTCACACTATCTATTGTGTATTTACATTCATGAATTGCTGGTCTTAATGTATTCACTAAATCCCAATTACTTTTATCTTTTGCTTGCTTCAATTCAAATTGCAGCATCAGCAATATATCTTGTAATTCATTTTCTGTATTTTGTAATTTTTGTAGATCAATACTATCTTTTGGCTCTGCTTGCAACTGAGCAATAATAGTTGATAAACCATCAATTGTTTTGTTACCTACTACAGATATAATGTTATTTACAGGCTCATGATTCATAATTTTTACCCTTTTAAATTTGGCATTTAAGTTGAGATTTATCTGGCTTTGATTGCCCATTGACAACATCTATAAAGAAACTACTCAGAGTTTTATCTGATTTTATTTCTTGCTCAACAACGTTGATTCTACCTGTCAATGAACTGTAGTTATTCCCAGTAATATTTGTAGTTAAACTTAAAATTTGGGTAATTCTCGCCGAAATTACATCAAAGCTAAGATGGGGATATTCATCAATCAGTTTCGAGAGTCTTTGTCCTTTATCTGCTGCTACTATAAATTTAGCGATCACATTGTCGATCATTTCTCTTTCTTCTAAATCTAGACTTCGCCATTTATTGATTAATCCACCAACTTGATTTTCAATTTCCTGCTTGTCAGTTTCAGATATATTCGCTTCTCTATAAGCTTGACGCAGCTTAATTAACTCTACACCAATCTCTGCTCGTTCCGGATTTTTCGGTTTGGGTGGATTTTTTTGTAAAAGTTGAGCAAGACGGAGCATTTTTACAGTTAAACACCTTGCAGGTTGAGCCGTTTGCGCTACTATCTTGCTACTGCCATAATCAATTGCTTCCAGATTTGTAAATATATCTACAACCTGATCATATTCTGCCTGTAAATTATCTAATGCTGCATTAAGCTCTGACGGCTGCTTTTCTTCACCTAAAATAATTAAATCCAACTGTTGAAAATTAATACTACCATCATCACTATTATTTTCAATAATCGGATTATTGAGTAATTCATTGATCATTTGATTTAGCTCATCACCCGTTGAGTCTCTCAGTTGCAGTTGATTAATTTCTCTATATGATGTAATAGCTTCAAAAGCTTGATAACGGAAGTTTTCTGCTGTTATCCTAAGTATGGCTCGTTTTTCTGGTGTACAGCTACTAATAGTTAAACTAATAGCCACAAAAATTAAAGCGAATTTACGAGATGGACTTTTTACCCAACCACAAAAATTGATAGACATCATGATTCAATACAAATATGCAAATTTATTAAATCAGTGTTATTTAATATCTGCTACTATAGTGTTTTAATAGCTCTAATTTTTAAAACTTAAATATTTGTTTTTAATCTGCCTAGGAAGAAAATATTTGATTTTTGTTACCAAATATAAAAATATGAATAGATATAATTTATTTACATAATTGCCATAGAGTTGAAATGCGATTTTTTAATTAAAAATTAAGCAAATCAAAATATCTACCAGAGAAATTACCCAATTTTTTTAGGTTCTCTTAATCTAGGGCTGGCTATCTAGCTTAAGTAGCATATATCTATATAGTTATAATTGAGGATTGTAAAATTAACTCCAAACTCTCAGATAGAAGCGGCAAAGCATACAGCCAAGTTATAATTCTCTTGCGGACGAGCGTAACAAAAATTTATGAGTAACCCCCTTTTACAAGCCTTTTTTGTAGGCAGAGCAGTCGCTGAAGTAGTTAATGAGCGTTTCGAGGTTGCCTTAACCGATGCGTTGAGTGAATTAGGGAAATTTGATGCAGAAGCCAGAGAACAACTGCGTCAGTTTACAGAAGAAGTCACACAACGAGCAAATCGTGCAGCAGAAGCGGCTAATGCGCGTCAAACAACTACATCTAGTCAAGACCCCGTTGATTTGCAAGCAAATATTGATGAACTAAGAGCCGAAATTGCGCTACTGCGTAATGAATTACAGCGTTATCGCAGCAGTTCTGTATAGTTAACAGTCAAAGTCATCGCCAATGACCTAGACACGTTAGCAGCTACTCTGACGAATTCTCCGCAGGAGTAAGCTCAGGGTATGACAAATGACAAGTAGCAAATGACACCTTTATCAAACACACTTTAGGGATCAG
This window of the Nostoc sp. HK-01 genome carries:
- a CDS encoding putative phenylacetate-CoA ligase → MNANSQQQRSIKAFEDFISTPIETLLQRHCNTASSPTVLTLFHDVAANVPAYKAFLAEREINPDTIQTLEDFQQLPAIAKENYIQRYPLPDLCRNGQLAECDMIAASSGSTGKPTFWPRFFTDELQIATRFEQIFHDSFFTDTRRTLAVICFTLGTWVGGMFTTNCCRYLASKGYPLTVITPGNNKEEILRVVQELGGNFQQVVLLGYPPFLKDVIDTGLSRGVAWSQYHIKLVMAGEVFSEEWRSLVGERVGSQNPCYDFASLYGTADAGVLGNETPLSICIRRFLAKNPDAARALFGESRLPTLVQYDPTSRFFEAQNNSLLFSGDNGIPLIRYDILDTGGIITYDAMLEFLAEWNFNPLETLSTQHSALITQHSPRGIHPLPFVYVFGRSNFTVSYFGANIYPENVSVGLEQPVIQAWVTGKFVLQVKEDADKNRFLSVVVELAPGVEGNEDKRQAITESILAQLLRLNGEFANYVPPEYQTPQVALAATGDREYFPIGVKHRYTRK
- a CDS encoding TetR family transcriptional regulator translates to MTKNIRSSTLTRTRLIAAASQVFASLGVQGATTREIARVAGVNEVTLFRHFASKEQLLKAVIENALTLQIEALAHPETWTQNLRVDLRRYAKLYNSMLEAQEDLIRTFIGEAKRHPEAAKQVIQEAVQPLSEKLIAYLQSCQKNGTVRPEFDPVPAVDMFTGMLLAGMLCHNAKLKNKNYSCDEYIDTCVDIFVRGISLAPVPVLSANSIHN